A single region of the Rhizobium sp. NLR16a genome encodes:
- a CDS encoding trifunctional glycosyltransferase/class I SAM-dependent methyltransferase/polysaccharide deacetylase, whose product MPIVSIITPAHGAETTLSSTLESLIAQSHSDWECIIIDDGSTDQTAEIADRFAARDTRFRVLRQEQSGVSAARNAGLAEAKGEWVVFLDSDDALAPSHLEIMLHHTRTLPQADILHCGWRRLRHGAPWWQPHPAVKMDNPFAETARYCPFAIHAALLRRCRLAEIGGFDPEMKMCEDWDLWQRLARAGAEFAPVEGLMADVSVTAGSLSSNRVKHLDFGLKVIRRGHHSDPRVTDPVPALAQGITQAALGTACWYLAIWLVGASIGQGDNPGELLDRVAEPIPPDADVYALIEVMIDGIVVGAFPDEPIWPGLWAKIQDKLPELEAWFNRHGPQEAFGSLLVRSMERKVADQLPTNVLTTIGTTRIQPIDLDRPIVDLILPGIERLRCCIWRGPTPLGQVEFVVFGAIEADTIRNRLRMVFGPEFDQDDRRASSANRAAPSHRGVARRVLKLMAKISYWAKAKRVARRWSREEPTPTRVESISGIAHAGRVEFDRIVEEERQRAVAASTRMLKETPSKKTGPVGDEVPRYDTEAYWEELFSQVDPWDYRNNYETVKYFQTLSLLDDRRFSNGLELACAEGTFTRMLAARVDNLLATDISASAVARAASLQDHDSTVAYRQLDLLRDDLEGPYDLIVCSEVLYYFENREKLRQIVDKIAGSLRTGGWFVTAHANLLVDRPNETGFGWPHEFGAIGIGEMFDQHPDLTLSVEAKSPLYRIQRFEKVEHGGFLEPTRVEVNTAQPLPLQVASQVRWRGGQVVEAAADWNDVPILMYHQVSDDGPEQLSRYRQSPEAFESQLAFLRDAGWRGITLDRLLACFDEGAKPPEKTLVLTFDDATRDFMTHALPLLHRYGFPSSLFVPTERVGGSAIWDSAYGPPAPLLTWEELAAVAKSDVTLGAHGARHVRLSALAPESLLRELAGSKAMLEKCLGREVLAVAYPYGDFDPAIRDIAEQCGYRIGLSCVGGTVRADADKLALKRQEVFRGITQSDFANLLFG is encoded by the coding sequence ATGCCCATAGTTTCCATCATTACACCGGCGCATGGAGCGGAAACAACACTTTCCTCGACGTTGGAGAGCCTGATAGCGCAAAGTCATTCTGACTGGGAATGCATCATCATTGATGATGGCTCAACCGATCAGACCGCCGAGATCGCGGATCGTTTCGCAGCTCGGGATACGCGCTTCCGCGTGCTGCGGCAGGAGCAGAGCGGCGTGTCAGCTGCTCGCAATGCGGGGCTGGCAGAGGCGAAAGGCGAGTGGGTCGTCTTTCTCGACTCAGACGACGCGTTGGCACCGTCCCATCTCGAGATCATGCTGCATCACACACGAACTTTGCCGCAGGCCGACATTCTGCATTGTGGTTGGCGCCGCCTGAGACATGGGGCTCCCTGGTGGCAGCCTCACCCCGCGGTGAAAATGGACAATCCGTTTGCCGAAACAGCGCGCTATTGCCCCTTCGCGATTCACGCCGCCTTGCTTCGCCGGTGCCGGCTTGCAGAAATCGGCGGCTTCGATCCAGAGATGAAAATGTGCGAGGACTGGGACCTGTGGCAGCGCCTCGCCCGGGCTGGCGCCGAGTTTGCGCCTGTCGAAGGCCTGATGGCTGATGTTAGCGTAACGGCCGGCTCGCTGTCGTCAAACAGGGTCAAACATCTCGATTTTGGTCTTAAGGTGATCCGGCGCGGCCACCATTCCGATCCCCGCGTCACCGATCCGGTGCCGGCGCTCGCCCAGGGAATAACGCAGGCCGCGTTGGGAACAGCGTGCTGGTATCTCGCGATCTGGCTCGTCGGCGCCTCAATAGGCCAAGGCGACAATCCTGGCGAACTGCTCGACCGAGTGGCAGAGCCTATTCCACCTGACGCCGATGTCTACGCGCTCATCGAGGTAATGATAGACGGCATTGTGGTCGGCGCCTTCCCGGACGAGCCGATTTGGCCCGGACTTTGGGCGAAGATCCAGGACAAGCTTCCCGAACTGGAGGCTTGGTTTAATCGGCATGGTCCCCAAGAAGCTTTTGGTTCCCTGTTGGTTCGTTCAATGGAGCGAAAGGTCGCTGACCAACTACCCACCAACGTGCTCACCACGATCGGAACAACAAGGATACAGCCAATTGACTTGGATCGCCCTATCGTCGACCTCATCTTGCCCGGCATTGAGCGGTTGCGCTGTTGCATCTGGCGAGGTCCGACCCCGCTAGGGCAAGTGGAGTTTGTTGTCTTTGGAGCAATCGAAGCCGATACGATACGAAATCGACTCAGGATGGTGTTCGGCCCGGAGTTCGATCAGGATGACCGGCGCGCCTCCTCCGCCAACAGGGCAGCGCCAAGCCACCGCGGAGTAGCTCGACGGGTGCTGAAGCTCATGGCGAAAATATCATATTGGGCCAAAGCTAAGAGAGTCGCGCGTCGGTGGAGCAGAGAGGAGCCGACACCGACACGCGTCGAGTCGATATCGGGCATCGCGCATGCTGGGCGCGTTGAATTCGATCGAATCGTCGAAGAGGAACGTCAGCGGGCGGTTGCAGCCTCGACCCGGATGTTAAAGGAGACGCCGTCGAAAAAAACCGGACCGGTGGGCGATGAGGTGCCAAGGTACGATACGGAAGCGTACTGGGAGGAGCTTTTTTCCCAGGTCGATCCTTGGGACTACCGAAACAACTATGAGACTGTGAAATATTTCCAAACACTGTCGTTGTTGGACGATCGGCGCTTTTCAAACGGCCTTGAGCTGGCCTGCGCGGAAGGAACCTTTACACGGATGTTGGCCGCCCGCGTCGACAACCTGCTGGCAACCGACATTTCGGCGTCGGCGGTCGCTCGAGCGGCCTCGCTTCAGGACCATGATTCCACGGTAGCCTATCGCCAGTTGGATCTTTTGCGCGACGACCTGGAAGGGCCTTACGATCTCATCGTCTGCAGTGAAGTTCTGTACTATTTCGAGAACAGAGAAAAGCTCCGGCAGATAGTCGATAAGATTGCGGGCAGTCTTCGCACTGGTGGTTGGTTCGTTACCGCCCACGCCAACCTCCTGGTTGATAGGCCGAATGAGACAGGATTTGGGTGGCCGCATGAATTCGGCGCGATTGGCATAGGTGAGATGTTTGACCAGCATCCGGACTTAACTCTCTCGGTTGAAGCCAAGAGTCCGCTTTATAGAATCCAAAGGTTCGAGAAGGTAGAGCACGGGGGCTTCCTTGAGCCGACACGCGTGGAAGTAAACACGGCGCAGCCTTTGCCTCTTCAGGTCGCCAGCCAAGTGCGCTGGAGAGGCGGGCAGGTTGTGGAAGCGGCCGCCGACTGGAACGATGTCCCGATCTTGATGTATCATCAGGTTTCCGACGACGGCCCGGAACAGCTTTCTCGATACCGCCAGTCTCCGGAGGCTTTTGAATCTCAACTGGCCTTCCTGCGCGACGCCGGATGGCGCGGAATAACATTGGATCGGCTGCTTGCCTGTTTCGACGAAGGTGCCAAACCGCCCGAAAAGACATTAGTTCTGACTTTCGACGACGCTACACGCGATTTTATGACGCATGCCCTTCCGCTGCTGCATCGATACGGCTTCCCATCCTCTCTCTTTGTCCCAACCGAGAGGGTCGGCGGCTCTGCAATATGGGATTCGGCCTATGGACCGCCAGCTCCACTGCTAACTTGGGAGGAACTTGCGGCGGTCGCGAAAAGCGACGTGACGCTGGGCGCCCACGGTGCCCGGCACGTGCGTTTATCTGCCCTGGCACCGGAGAGCCTGTTGCGAGAGCTTGCTGGCTCCAAAGCTATGCTTGAGAAATGCCTAGGTCGCGAAGTGCTGGCGGTCGCATATCCGTACGGCGACTTCGACCCCGCTATCCGGGACATAGCCGAACAGTGTGGCTACCGGATCGGGCTAAGCTGCGTCGGTGGCACGGTGCGGGCGGATGCAGATAAGCTCGCATTGAAAAGACAGGAGGTTTTTCGCGGGATCACCCAGTCAGATTTCGCAAATCTGCTATTTGGCTGA
- a CDS encoding ABC transporter permease has product MPEHLKDHALDRAKRGDQYWRRDRWKALIHICLQWNDLLLALLARDLKMRYQRSAIGLGWSLMRPLSQLLIFSLIFRHVLPLNIPHYTTFVFSGVLAWGWFSTAVPAAATSITGSSELVRRPGFPIGILPVVAVITQAVHLLLALPLLFIISFIETGGLTLSIAALPLVFIAQALFTMGLSYLVAIAHVHFRDTQHLVGVFLMLGFYLTPVFYSPLKASEPMALIHTLNPMAWILEGYRAIFVEHAWPPVAIYWKTALISLPMLFAGIWLVERGSARLVDEL; this is encoded by the coding sequence ATGCCTGAGCATCTCAAGGATCATGCGCTGGATCGCGCGAAGCGAGGGGACCAATACTGGCGTCGTGATCGGTGGAAGGCGTTGATTCACATCTGTCTGCAATGGAACGATCTGCTGTTAGCACTTCTGGCACGCGATCTGAAGATGAGATATCAACGGTCTGCAATTGGCCTCGGCTGGTCCTTGATGCGGCCATTGAGCCAGCTGCTGATTTTTTCCCTGATCTTTCGTCACGTCCTTCCCCTAAATATTCCCCATTACACCACCTTCGTCTTTTCCGGTGTTTTGGCCTGGGGTTGGTTCAGCACTGCTGTACCCGCAGCGGCGACTTCCATAACCGGCAGCAGCGAATTGGTGCGCCGGCCAGGCTTTCCGATCGGGATACTCCCTGTTGTCGCAGTCATCACACAGGCAGTGCACCTTCTGCTCGCTCTGCCACTCCTCTTCATCATCTCGTTTATCGAGACCGGGGGCCTTACTTTAAGCATCGCGGCACTTCCACTCGTTTTCATTGCGCAGGCGCTGTTCACGATGGGTCTGTCCTATCTTGTTGCGATCGCGCATGTCCATTTCCGCGATACTCAACATTTGGTAGGTGTATTTTTGATGCTGGGTTTCTACCTGACGCCCGTGTTCTACAGCCCGCTTAAGGCGAGTGAGCCGATGGCGCTAATTCACACCTTGAACCCGATGGCCTGGATTCTCGAGGGCTACCGCGCCATTTTCGTCGAACACGCGTGGCCTCCCGTTGCTATCTATTGGAAGACTGCGCTGATTTCTTTGCCGATGCTCTTCGCCGGCATTTGGCTGGTCGAGCGTGGCAGCGCGCGCCTGGTGGACGAACTATGA
- a CDS encoding ABC transporter ATP-binding protein — translation MRQGAITVHDVGKRYRAQGGGRSTTLKGYLLSRRSMVQSKSFWGLRHISFAVTPGQAVGVVGLNGAGKSTLLRLIGGVGRPDEGRIKVVGRIGALLDIGAGLTDDLTGRENIYLLGVIAGMRRTEVAERFDEIVAFAELEAAVENPVRSYSTGMRMRLAFAVAVHVRPDVLLIDEALAVGDQAFQQKCIARVKEILNGGATIFFVSHDVSQIREICDHVLFLRAGRVVGYGPIDEMLPLYTSAVEAKVASVQHEQFAVTKLPVELVPQVSRFGNGELQITAVALLNEQSTPTSTIAAGDRLSISLTYVGATRDRNAIIVIGVYAADDTCCFEIDSKLAEFAPVVDSDTVRIETTLNRIDLAPGDYRVTVGLFSADWQQVYDYHAEVYPLAVTGPGPRKGMLNPPTLWQQVQSRPAASPDHGSLGQPRLDPNS, via the coding sequence ATGAGACAAGGCGCCATCACCGTCCACGACGTCGGCAAACGCTATCGTGCGCAAGGGGGGGGGCGCTCCACCACCTTGAAGGGTTACCTTCTGTCCAGGCGGTCCATGGTGCAGTCGAAAAGCTTTTGGGGCCTGCGCCATATCAGCTTTGCGGTTACGCCAGGGCAAGCTGTGGGCGTTGTCGGGCTGAACGGGGCCGGGAAGTCCACTTTGCTGCGTCTGATCGGCGGCGTTGGTCGTCCCGACGAAGGGCGGATCAAGGTGGTGGGTCGAATTGGCGCCTTGCTCGATATTGGGGCGGGGCTGACCGACGACTTGACGGGGCGCGAGAACATCTACTTGCTGGGCGTTATCGCGGGAATGCGGCGAACCGAGGTTGCCGAGCGGTTTGACGAGATTGTGGCCTTCGCCGAGTTGGAGGCGGCGGTTGAGAACCCGGTTCGCAGTTACAGCACCGGAATGCGCATGCGCCTAGCATTCGCCGTGGCAGTCCATGTGCGCCCGGACGTCTTGCTTATCGATGAGGCCCTCGCCGTGGGCGACCAAGCCTTCCAGCAGAAGTGCATTGCAAGGGTGAAGGAGATACTGAATGGCGGCGCCACTATTTTCTTCGTGTCACACGACGTCTCGCAGATAAGAGAAATCTGCGATCACGTGCTGTTCCTGAGAGCCGGCCGCGTCGTGGGCTACGGGCCAATCGACGAAATGCTGCCGCTTTATACCTCGGCTGTCGAGGCGAAGGTCGCCAGCGTCCAGCACGAACAGTTCGCCGTTACAAAATTGCCCGTCGAACTGGTGCCGCAGGTCAGCCGGTTCGGCAATGGTGAACTCCAGATCACAGCCGTGGCGTTGCTGAATGAGCAAAGCACGCCGACAAGCACCATCGCTGCGGGCGACCGGCTGTCAATTTCATTGACCTATGTTGGTGCCACCAGAGATCGCAATGCCATTATCGTCATCGGCGTCTACGCTGCGGACGATACGTGCTGCTTCGAGATCGACAGCAAGTTGGCCGAATTCGCTCCTGTCGTAGACTCGGACACGGTGCGCATCGAAACAACACTCAATCGAATCGACCTGGCTCCGGGCGACTATCGCGTTACGGTGGGCCTTTTTTCGGCAGATTGGCAGCAGGTTTACGATTATCATGCCGAAGTCTATCCGCTCGCCGTGACCGGACCCGGCCCAAGAAAGGGTATGCTGAATCCTCCGACACTGTGGCAGCAGGTGCAGTCGCGCCCCGCCGCCTCGCCGGACCACGGCTCATTGGGTCAGCCCAGATTGGATCCGAACTCCTGA
- a CDS encoding glycosyltransferase: MRLAVRDIDILDLPPDFEPTGDYQGALVLIRVAGRPCGQAVIAFDTEGGKTPIKERILSAAGSSVFEAWLRHRLALPDPSPRPSQLPKASVVICTRDRTEDLERCLIGLLAMPDKADILVVDNAPSNDATRDLVSRFNTVRYLREPRPGLDVARNTALRNARADVVAFIDDDAVPDPLWLRTLLRNFEDPLVLAVTGLTMAAELETDSQIAFQHFGGFCRGFRRQVYDAHNLDPFTGWHAGAGVNMALRRTIVDAVGWFDEALDAGTLSLAGGDTDMFRRVLEAGYRIIYDPEALNWHRHRRSSKELQQQMYGYEAASFAILTKALVFEGNPRALPRMVRSYIRLLRRVFQRRQTHQFSLPYNDALTQFRGAASGPVRYLRARARAAKAGHKDG; this comes from the coding sequence ATGCGCCTTGCGGTTCGAGACATCGACATTCTTGACCTTCCGCCGGATTTTGAACCGACGGGTGACTATCAGGGTGCGCTTGTGCTGATCCGGGTCGCCGGTCGTCCGTGCGGCCAAGCCGTGATCGCCTTCGACACCGAAGGCGGCAAGACGCCAATTAAGGAACGAATTCTGTCTGCGGCCGGTTCGTCGGTGTTCGAGGCTTGGTTGAGGCATCGGCTGGCCCTCCCTGACCCGTCACCGAGGCCTAGTCAGCTGCCGAAGGCTTCCGTCGTGATCTGCACGCGCGATCGTACCGAAGATCTGGAGCGCTGCCTCATCGGGCTATTGGCTATGCCCGATAAGGCCGATATCCTCGTCGTCGACAATGCCCCATCGAACGACGCCACGCGAGATTTAGTCAGCCGCTTCAACACTGTGAGATATCTGCGCGAACCGCGCCCTGGTCTCGACGTCGCGCGCAATACTGCCCTTCGCAACGCACGAGCAGACGTCGTTGCGTTCATCGACGACGATGCGGTCCCCGACCCGCTATGGCTTAGAACCTTGCTTCGCAATTTCGAGGACCCCCTGGTGCTGGCCGTAACCGGCCTCACCATGGCGGCAGAGCTGGAAACGGACTCGCAGATCGCCTTTCAACATTTTGGCGGTTTTTGCCGTGGCTTCAGGCGCCAGGTCTATGACGCCCACAACCTTGACCCGTTCACCGGATGGCATGCGGGTGCCGGCGTCAATATGGCATTGCGCCGAACCATCGTTGACGCGGTAGGATGGTTCGACGAGGCCCTCGACGCCGGAACGCTCAGCCTGGCGGGTGGCGACACGGACATGTTCCGGCGTGTGCTCGAAGCCGGTTATCGGATCATCTACGATCCCGAGGCTCTGAACTGGCACCGCCATCGTCGCTCAAGCAAGGAACTGCAGCAGCAGATGTATGGCTACGAGGCTGCATCGTTCGCCATCTTGACGAAGGCCCTCGTGTTCGAGGGAAACCCGCGTGCGCTACCTCGCATGGTTCGTTCTTACATCAGGCTTCTTCGGCGAGTTTTTCAACGTCGACAGACACACCAATTCAGCCTGCCTTACAACGACGCCTTAACCCAGTTCAGAGGGGCTGCGAGCGGCCCGGTCCGTTATCTGCGCGCGCGGGCGCGAGCAGCGAAGGCAGGGCATAAGGATGGTTGA
- a CDS encoding glycosyltransferase: protein MVDISVIIPTHNRAAMLRSLLGKLDAQRDGTPAFEILVVADGCEDDTSTMLASLRTRVPLRTLSLPGVGPALARNAGSQVASGRLLIFLDDDIEPGENFVGAHVGEHQRHPGGVVIGPYPPLPHIATDRFRLSAREWWTRHFERVSLPGHRFAFTDVLTGNLSLDAELFHAMGGLDPQFARAREDFEFGLRLIKKGVPIRFAPDALGYHLEHQTMTLTGKMVRRHQEGRSDALMARKHPDIQRLLEIHRFAERKGWKKRLRRIIATRAGFVLDPLVKAGPRVLQMLEKAGLRRLYEKVERQLNGYHYLRGAAEVLGEDWRLPPDPTASANEIEVLEINLDQGLEAAEAMLAERRPLAARIVNGTVLVGDMCHQIGAEPWDARHLRPWLNRQAIRGYLPVALAEWQALPNNVPTRLSDFTLNFLNNASFRAHAFEQHLQWMQAKLRSALDENTSKS, encoded by the coding sequence ATGGTTGACATCAGCGTTATCATACCAACGCATAACCGTGCCGCCATGCTGAGGTCGCTTCTGGGCAAGCTCGACGCTCAGCGAGATGGGACCCCCGCATTCGAAATCCTGGTTGTGGCGGACGGCTGTGAGGACGACACGTCGACAATGCTCGCGTCGCTTCGTACCCGCGTTCCCCTTCGTACCCTGTCGTTGCCGGGCGTCGGTCCGGCACTCGCCCGTAATGCGGGGTCGCAGGTCGCGAGCGGCCGTTTATTGATCTTCCTTGACGACGACATTGAGCCCGGGGAAAACTTTGTTGGGGCGCATGTCGGTGAACATCAGCGCCACCCAGGGGGCGTAGTGATAGGCCCCTATCCGCCACTTCCGCACATTGCGACGGACCGCTTCCGCCTCAGCGCCCGCGAATGGTGGACGAGGCACTTCGAGCGCGTGTCCCTCCCTGGACATCGGTTCGCTTTTACCGATGTGCTGACAGGAAACCTGTCGCTGGATGCGGAACTATTTCACGCTATGGGCGGGCTCGATCCTCAATTCGCCCGTGCACGAGAAGACTTCGAATTTGGTCTCCGTTTGATCAAAAAAGGAGTTCCAATTCGTTTTGCTCCTGACGCACTCGGCTATCATCTCGAACATCAGACGATGACACTCACCGGAAAGATGGTGCGCAGGCATCAGGAGGGACGCTCCGATGCCTTGATGGCTCGCAAGCACCCCGACATACAGCGGCTGCTCGAGATCCATCGGTTTGCCGAAAGAAAGGGGTGGAAGAAACGTTTGCGAAGGATCATCGCCACCCGAGCCGGTTTTGTCCTTGACCCCCTCGTCAAGGCTGGTCCACGCGTCCTCCAAATGTTGGAAAAGGCTGGCCTTCGCAGGCTCTATGAGAAGGTAGAGCGGCAGCTCAATGGATATCATTATCTTCGCGGCGCCGCCGAAGTGTTGGGTGAGGATTGGCGGCTTCCGCCGGATCCGACTGCTTCGGCCAACGAAATCGAGGTGCTCGAGATCAATCTGGACCAAGGCCTTGAGGCAGCCGAAGCCATGCTGGCGGAACGTCGCCCCCTCGCTGCTCGTATCGTGAATGGGACGGTACTCGTCGGCGACATGTGTCACCAGATCGGCGCCGAACCGTGGGACGCACGGCACCTCCGTCCGTGGCTGAACCGTCAGGCAATACGCGGATATCTTCCTGTGGCGCTTGCCGAATGGCAGGCTCTGCCGAACAACGTCCCTACGCGTTTGTCGGACTTCACATTGAACTTCCTCAATAACGCCAGTTTCCGCGCGCATGCATTCGAACAGCACCTCCAGTGGATGCAGGCGAAATTGCGTTCAGCACTCGATGAAAATACGAGTAAATCGTAG
- a CDS encoding NAD-dependent epimerase/dehydratase family protein, translated as MKTVLISGGAGFIGSHLCDRLLLRTDVQKLVVVDNLWTGLFENIEHIKDPRFHFVKSDVETLQTSDKFDEIYHLASPASPPWYMKEPKRTISANLLGAMRLLDLLKKGGRFGFTSSSEVYGDPLVSPQPESYKGQVDCTGPRSSYDESKRCTESLLFEMQRTQGLDVKVVRPFNIYGPRTRADDGRAVSNFITQALLGRPITVFGDGLQSRSWGYVDDIVDGFARYFWINQTDYKGPLNVGNDREISVLEVAQYVSRLVGGAPIVFEPSPPQDPTNRRPDLSNANYVMPEWSCKITYEQGVALTLDWFREKLKTDQQSSQLRTARR; from the coding sequence ATGAAAACTGTATTGATTTCGGGCGGAGCTGGTTTCATCGGATCTCATCTGTGTGACCGACTTCTGCTCAGGACTGACGTTCAGAAACTCGTCGTTGTCGACAATCTTTGGACCGGACTTTTCGAAAACATAGAGCACATCAAGGACCCGCGTTTCCACTTCGTGAAATCGGACGTCGAAACCCTGCAGACCTCCGATAAATTCGACGAAATCTACCACCTTGCCTCTCCCGCGTCGCCGCCCTGGTATATGAAGGAGCCGAAGCGGACGATTTCCGCCAATCTTCTCGGGGCAATGCGGCTTCTCGATCTTCTGAAGAAGGGCGGTCGCTTCGGCTTTACTTCGTCTTCCGAAGTCTATGGCGATCCGCTGGTCTCGCCGCAGCCGGAATCCTACAAAGGCCAGGTCGACTGTACCGGGCCACGCTCGTCCTACGACGAGAGCAAGCGCTGCACGGAATCGCTGCTGTTCGAAATGCAGCGCACCCAGGGGCTCGACGTCAAGGTCGTCCGCCCCTTCAACATTTATGGCCCCCGCACCCGCGCCGACGATGGGCGCGCGGTCTCCAACTTCATCACCCAGGCGCTCTTGGGCCGGCCGATCACCGTATTCGGCGACGGTCTGCAGTCCCGCAGCTGGGGTTATGTCGACGATATCGTCGACGGTTTCGCCCGATATTTCTGGATAAACCAAACCGACTATAAGGGGCCCCTGAATGTCGGCAACGATCGCGAGATCTCGGTTCTGGAGGTCGCGCAATATGTTTCCCGCCTCGTCGGCGGCGCGCCGATCGTCTTCGAGCCCTCCCCCCCGCAGGATCCCACCAACCGGCGGCCGGACCTCAGCAATGCGAACTACGTCATGCCCGAGTGGTCGTGCAAGATCACTTATGAACAGGGTGTGGCTCTGACGCTCGACTGGTTCAGGGAAAAACTGAAGACGGACCAACAGTCATCGCAATTGCGAACGGCGCGGCGCTAA
- the ampC gene encoding class C beta-lactamase has product MNIIGVRILSAALISTCTCASGFAADAAKVRAIADAAIKPVMEKNAIPGVAVGITIDGEQHVFTYGVESKETGRSVAPTTLFELGSISKTFTATLASYADAKGGFSLDGKVSTYLPAMKGKPFGDVALINLATHAAGGFPLQLPDDVNTEKRLLSYFAAWEPSYAAGTQRSYANPSIGMLGYITAKAMGGDFTALMEGKLFAALGLKNTFIKVPKSRLADYAQGYKRSGEPARLTPALLSSEAYGVRSTAGDMIRFVGANMGLVKLDQTLQQAIARTHTGYFSVGAMTQDLIWEQYAYPATLASLLEGNSAAMLKTIPVSEFRPPMKPRDDVWINKTGSTNGFGAYVAFIPKERLGIAILANKNYPNEDRVAAAYQILTALAAD; this is encoded by the coding sequence ATGAATATTATTGGGGTAAGAATTTTATCAGCCGCTTTGATCTCGACATGCACTTGCGCAAGCGGCTTTGCCGCCGATGCCGCGAAAGTGAGGGCGATCGCCGACGCCGCGATCAAGCCGGTCATGGAGAAGAATGCCATCCCGGGCGTTGCCGTCGGCATCACCATCGATGGAGAGCAGCATGTCTTCACCTATGGCGTCGAGTCGAAAGAGACCGGCCGGTCCGTGGCGCCGACGACGCTGTTCGAACTCGGATCGATCAGCAAGACTTTCACTGCGACGCTGGCATCTTACGCTGACGCGAAGGGCGGGTTTTCGCTTGACGGCAAGGTGAGCACATATCTGCCGGCGATGAAGGGCAAGCCGTTCGGCGATGTCGCGCTGATCAATCTCGCCACCCATGCCGCTGGCGGATTTCCGCTGCAGCTGCCTGACGACGTCAACACCGAAAAGCGGCTGCTTTCCTATTTCGCTGCCTGGGAGCCCTCTTACGCGGCGGGGACGCAGAGAAGTTACGCCAATCCAAGCATCGGCATGCTCGGCTACATCACGGCGAAGGCGATGGGCGGCGATTTCACCGCCCTGATGGAGGGCAAACTGTTTGCCGCTCTCGGATTGAAGAACACCTTTATCAAGGTGCCAAAGTCGCGGCTGGCCGATTATGCCCAAGGCTATAAGCGCAGTGGCGAGCCGGCGCGGCTGACCCCCGCCCTGCTCTCCTCCGAAGCCTATGGCGTGAGATCGACCGCCGGCGACATGATCCGCTTCGTCGGCGCCAATATGGGCCTGGTCAAGCTCGACCAAACGCTGCAGCAGGCGATTGCCAGGACCCATACCGGATATTTCAGCGTCGGGGCGATGACCCAGGATCTGATCTGGGAGCAATATGCCTATCCCGCCACCCTGGCGAGCCTGCTCGAGGGCAATTCGGCCGCGATGCTGAAGACAATTCCGGTCTCTGAGTTCAGGCCACCGATGAAACCGCGTGACGACGTCTGGATCAACAAGACAGGCTCGACCAACGGCTTCGGCGCCTATGTCGCCTTCATTCCCAAGGAACGCCTCGGAATCGCCATCCTGGCCAATAAAAATTATCCCAATGAGGATCGGGTGGCCGCCGCCTATCAGATTTTGACCGCGCTTGCGGCCGACTGA
- a CDS encoding LysR family transcriptional regulator, with amino-acid sequence MVRPFLPLNGLRAFEASARHLSFTRAAIELCVTQAAVSQQVKGLEKRLGVALFQRLPRGLKITAEGEALLPTVTASFDQMATTLGRIEAGQVRELLFLGVVGTFAVGWLLPRLADFQRRHPFIDLRISTNNNRVDPAAEGLDFAIRFGSGSWHGTQAESLFEAPFSPLCIPKLADDLQSPADLAGVTLLRSYRTDEWSTWFQAAGVPPAAQVNAGIVFDSSVGMMEAALQGLGVALAPPAMFSRHLCSGAIVQPFATAISLGNYWLTRLQSRPVTPAMRIFSDWIFSEIEG; translated from the coding sequence ATGGTTCGTCCATTCCTTCCGCTGAACGGTCTCCGCGCCTTCGAAGCCTCCGCGCGACATCTGAGCTTCACCCGCGCCGCAATCGAGCTCTGCGTCACCCAGGCGGCCGTCAGCCAGCAGGTCAAGGGCCTGGAGAAGCGGTTGGGGGTGGCGCTGTTTCAGCGCCTTCCCCGCGGCTTGAAGATCACCGCGGAAGGCGAAGCGCTGCTGCCGACGGTCACCGCCTCCTTCGACCAGATGGCGACGACGCTCGGCAGGATCGAGGCAGGGCAGGTGCGCGAGCTGCTGTTCCTCGGCGTCGTCGGAACCTTCGCCGTCGGCTGGCTCCTGCCGCGGCTTGCGGATTTCCAGCGCCGGCATCCCTTCATCGATCTGCGCATTTCCACCAACAACAACCGCGTCGATCCGGCGGCGGAAGGGCTCGATTTCGCCATCCGCTTCGGCAGCGGCTCATGGCACGGCACGCAGGCTGAGAGCCTGTTCGAAGCGCCGTTTTCGCCTCTCTGCATCCCGAAACTGGCCGATGATCTCCAATCGCCGGCAGACCTTGCCGGAGTGACGCTGCTTCGCAGCTACCGCACGGATGAGTGGAGCACCTGGTTCCAAGCCGCGGGCGTGCCGCCGGCCGCCCAAGTCAATGCCGGCATCGTCTTCGATTCCTCCGTCGGCATGATGGAGGCGGCCCTGCAAGGGCTCGGCGTGGCGCTCGCCCCGCCCGCGATGTTTTCAAGGCACCTCTGCTCGGGCGCGATCGTTCAGCCTTTCGCCACCGCCATCTCGCTCGGAAACTATTGGCTGACGCGCCTGCAGTCGCGGCCGGTCACGCCGGCCATGCGCATTTTTTCCGACTGGATCTTTTCGGAAATCGAAGGGTAA